The following proteins come from a genomic window of Oricola thermophila:
- the ftsL gene encoding cell division protein FtsL: protein MMRIVNAILVVLMLAAATWTYSVKHEAERNLAEIRNLESRIAFEKDTIDLLEADWAYLSQPARLQKLSDLYAEELQLRPTEPQQIVRPVELPAPPAVPSGDGIAEIIAGEMADPMMTGSVEGN, encoded by the coding sequence ATGATGCGCATCGTCAACGCCATCCTCGTAGTCCTCATGCTCGCAGCCGCGACCTGGACCTACAGCGTCAAGCACGAGGCCGAGCGCAATCTTGCCGAGATACGCAATCTCGAGAGCCGCATCGCGTTCGAGAAGGACACGATCGATCTGCTGGAAGCCGACTGGGCCTATCTGAGCCAGCCGGCGCGATTGCAGAAACTCTCCGATCTCTACGCGGAAGAGCTTCAGCTGCGTCCCACGGAACCGCAGCAGATCGTTCGCCCGGTCGAGCTGCCGGCTCCGCCGGCCGTGCCTTCCGGCGACGGAATAGCCGAAATCATCGCGGGCGAGATGGCCGATCCCATGATGACCGGCAGCGTGGAGGGCAACTGA
- a CDS encoding peptidoglycan D,D-transpeptidase FtsI family protein: MALTMGNSHFTVSNVAAQVRSRTVIAILCFVAVYAAIGARLVQYGMTEVETASHYAASDRSLASRPDIIDRNGNVLATDIHVASLYGEPRRIVDVDEAVEALSSVLPDVDYREWHRKLSSGAGFVWLRRELTPRQQADVLALGIPGIGFRTEKSRFYPGGPLASHILGLVNIDNAGIAGLEKYIDDQGLGTLQDLGLDVHAELEPVQLSIDARVQHVVHDVLSDGMERYDAIAAGGVVLNAKTGEIVAMVSLPDYDPNNPYNALDKDRLNRMSAGVFEMGSTFKAFTTAMALDSGKVTLQDSFDASKPIRIGGFTIDDFHGKRRVLSVPEIFIYSSNIGSAREADAVGIDGHREFLHRLGLLDRMKFELPEVATPTEPREWKKLHSITISFGHGVATTPLQTAVAAAALMNGGKLIPPTLLPRSKSEAEAIAKTVLKPSTSEAMRYLFRLNAEKGSGRRADVEGYNVGGKTGTAEKVVNGRYSSDKRFNAFLAAFPMDDPEYVVLTIIDEPKPEEGQHSATAGLNAAPMVNRIIRRAAPLLGLTPEFGSGEDALLVSY, encoded by the coding sequence ATGGCCCTGACGATGGGCAATTCGCACTTCACCGTATCCAACGTCGCGGCGCAGGTAAGGTCGCGCACCGTCATCGCGATTCTCTGCTTCGTCGCCGTGTATGCGGCAATCGGGGCCCGGCTCGTGCAATACGGCATGACCGAAGTCGAGACCGCGAGCCACTATGCGGCGTCCGACCGCAGCCTCGCCTCCAGGCCCGATATCATCGACCGCAACGGCAATGTGCTGGCAACCGACATCCATGTCGCCTCGCTGTACGGCGAACCGAGGCGGATCGTCGATGTGGACGAGGCTGTGGAGGCATTGTCCTCGGTGCTGCCCGATGTGGATTACAGGGAATGGCATCGCAAGCTGTCCTCCGGCGCGGGGTTCGTATGGCTGCGTCGCGAACTGACCCCGCGCCAGCAAGCGGACGTGCTGGCGCTCGGCATACCGGGGATCGGTTTCCGGACGGAAAAGAGCCGGTTCTACCCGGGCGGTCCGCTCGCATCGCACATCCTCGGCCTCGTCAATATCGACAATGCCGGGATCGCCGGCCTGGAGAAATACATCGACGACCAGGGGCTCGGTACATTGCAGGACCTCGGTCTCGACGTTCATGCTGAACTCGAGCCCGTGCAGCTCTCGATCGATGCCCGGGTGCAGCATGTCGTCCATGACGTCCTCAGCGATGGCATGGAGCGCTATGACGCGATCGCGGCCGGCGGTGTCGTGCTCAACGCGAAGACCGGCGAGATCGTCGCGATGGTTTCCCTGCCGGACTACGACCCGAACAACCCGTACAATGCGCTCGACAAGGACCGGCTGAACCGCATGTCGGCAGGCGTGTTCGAAATGGGGTCGACATTCAAAGCATTCACGACCGCGATGGCGCTCGACAGCGGCAAGGTGACGCTGCAGGACAGTTTCGATGCCTCGAAGCCGATCCGGATCGGCGGGTTCACGATCGATGACTTCCACGGCAAGCGCCGCGTGCTGTCGGTGCCGGAAATCTTCATCTACTCATCGAACATCGGTTCGGCGCGCGAGGCCGATGCGGTCGGCATCGACGGCCATCGGGAATTCCTGCATCGGCTCGGACTGCTCGACCGGATGAAATTCGAACTGCCGGAAGTGGCGACGCCGACGGAACCCCGGGAGTGGAAAAAGCTCCATTCGATCACGATCTCCTTCGGCCATGGCGTCGCGACCACGCCGCTGCAGACGGCGGTGGCGGCGGCGGCGCTAATGAATGGCGGCAAGCTGATCCCGCCGACGCTTCTTCCGCGCTCCAAATCCGAAGCAGAAGCGATTGCCAAGACCGTGCTCAAGCCATCGACCAGCGAGGCGATGCGCTACCTGTTCCGGCTCAATGCGGAGAAGGGGTCTGGCAGGCGTGCGGATGTCGAGGGCTACAATGTCGGCGGCAAGACCGGTACGGCGGAAAAGGTTGTGAACGGACGCTATTCCAGCGACAAGCGGTTCAACGCCTTCCTGGCCGCGTTCCCGATGGACGATCCGGAATATGTCGTTCTCACCATTATCGACGAACCGAAGCCGGAAGAAGGTCAGCATAGCGCGACAGCGGGATTGAATGCTGCTCCGATGGTCAACCGCATCATCCGTCGCGCCGCGCCGCTGCTCGGCCTGACCCCGGAATTCGGTTCCGGCGAAGATGCCTTGCTCGTGTCGTATTGA
- a CDS encoding UDP-N-acetylmuramoyl-L-alanyl-D-glutamate--2,6-diaminopimelate ligase translates to MRLQDIDGQSLAEAAKQVGAVEFGGVTADSRKVEPGDLFVALSGSKADGASFAKAAADAGAVAVLCAADADVGSLPVPVARVADPRHALALIASKLYVPQPDTVVAVTGTAGKTSVASFTRQIYAAAGLEAASVGTTGVISPKLTIEGSLTTPDPVRLHKVLRDLARAGTTHVAMEASSHGLDQRRLDGVKLAAGAFTNLGRDHMDYHPTVEDYLAAKLRLFDSLLEKGQPAVIFADDAYSRQAEEAAARAGLDVLTVGRKGTFITLKRVEHERYRQEIELSHGGKTYLVKLPLAGDFQVANALVSAALAISTGVEPDTAIQALEGLEGAPGRLDLVAHTPGGALVYVDYAHKPEALEQVLLSVRPFTTGDVVVVFGAGGDRDPGKRPIMGEIASRLADRVYVTDDNPRSEDPAAIRAQIMGAAPGATEIGDRREAIRTAIASLKKGDTLIIAGKGHETGQTANGVTVHFSDHEEARAAIGEAAA, encoded by the coding sequence ATGCGCTTGCAGGACATCGACGGACAATCATTGGCGGAGGCCGCGAAACAGGTAGGCGCGGTGGAGTTTGGCGGCGTTACCGCCGATTCGAGGAAGGTCGAGCCGGGCGACCTTTTCGTCGCTCTGTCGGGAAGCAAGGCGGACGGGGCGTCCTTCGCCAAGGCCGCCGCCGATGCCGGGGCGGTCGCCGTCTTGTGTGCCGCGGACGCAGATGTAGGCTCGTTGCCGGTACCGGTCGCCCGTGTCGCCGATCCGCGCCACGCGCTCGCGCTGATCGCCTCGAAACTGTACGTGCCGCAACCGGACACGGTCGTTGCCGTGACCGGCACGGCCGGCAAGACATCGGTCGCATCATTCACCCGCCAGATCTACGCGGCGGCCGGGCTGGAGGCGGCAAGCGTCGGCACGACCGGGGTCATTTCGCCGAAACTCACCATCGAGGGATCGCTGACGACGCCGGACCCGGTGCGCCTGCACAAGGTGCTGCGCGATCTCGCCAGGGCCGGCACGACGCATGTGGCCATGGAAGCCTCCAGTCACGGACTCGACCAGCGCCGTCTGGACGGGGTGAAGCTGGCCGCCGGGGCATTCACCAATCTCGGACGCGATCACATGGACTACCACCCGACGGTGGAGGACTACCTCGCCGCCAAGCTGCGGCTTTTCGACAGCCTGCTGGAGAAGGGGCAGCCCGCGGTAATATTCGCCGATGATGCCTATTCGCGGCAGGCCGAGGAAGCCGCGGCAAGGGCGGGACTCGATGTGCTGACGGTCGGCCGGAAGGGAACCTTCATCACGTTGAAGCGGGTCGAGCACGAGCGCTATCGCCAGGAGATCGAGCTTTCGCACGGCGGCAAGACCTATCTCGTCAAGCTGCCGCTCGCGGGCGATTTCCAGGTGGCCAACGCGCTGGTTTCGGCAGCTCTTGCCATTTCGACAGGGGTTGAACCCGATACCGCCATCCAGGCCCTCGAAGGGCTGGAAGGCGCGCCCGGGCGGCTCGACCTCGTGGCGCACACGCCCGGCGGGGCGCTGGTCTATGTCGACTATGCGCACAAGCCCGAGGCGCTCGAACAGGTTCTCCTTTCGGTCAGGCCGTTCACCACTGGTGATGTTGTTGTGGTGTTCGGAGCCGGCGGCGACCGCGACCCGGGCAAGCGCCCGATCATGGGCGAGATCGCCAGCCGCCTTGCCGACAGGGTCTATGTCACCGACGACAATCCGCGTTCGGAAGATCCCGCAGCGATCCGCGCGCAGATCATGGGCGCGGCGCCCGGCGCAACAGAGATCGGAGACCGGCGGGAGGCGATCCGCACGGCTATCGCATCCCTGAAGAAGGGCGACACGCTTATCATTGCCGGCAAGGGGCATGAAACCGGGCAGACCGCGAACGGCGTGACGGTTCACTTCTCCGACCACGAGGAAGCCCGCGCGGCGATCGGCGAGGCGGCGGCGTGA